In a single window of the Arachis hypogaea cultivar Tifrunner chromosome 6, arahy.Tifrunner.gnm2.J5K5, whole genome shotgun sequence genome:
- the LOC140173547 gene encoding uncharacterized protein — protein MEDNHISSFSVWAQVWRLPEQYKTLEVGRKLGGRLGQIKDVALFEIRGKDTHIVKAKVKLNGDERVRDTLKLLDPNQKVLKIGVRYERIGVLCTYCAKLGYEPKNCQFFINDSIQNNIKKDRVGEWLKADQVGRRLTEKRASFNPNQPWDGSVLAQPKKKSPPA, from the coding sequence ATGGAGGATAATCACATCTCTTCTTTTTCTGTATGGGCACAAGTTTGGAGATTGCCTGAACAATATAAAACGCTTGAGGTTGGCCGAAAATTGGGTGGGAGACTTGGTCAAATTAAAGATGTTGCTCTGTTTGAAATTAGAGGCAAAGATACACACATAGTGAAGGCTAAAGTGAAACTGAATGGTGATGAAAGAGTGAGGGAtacactaaaattgcttgatcctaaTCAGAAAGTGCTGAAAATTGGAGTACGCTATGAACGTATAGGTGTGTTATGTACTTATTGTGCAAAATTGGGGTATGAACCTAAGAACTGCcaattttttattaatgattCTATCCAAAACAATATCAAGAAAGATAGAGTTGGTGAATGGCTTAAGGCAGATCAAGTCGGTAGGCGTTTAACTGAAAAGAGAGCTTCCTTCAATCCTAATCAACCTTGGGATGGTTCTGTTCTAGCTCAACCGAAGAAAAAATCTCCACCTGCTTGA
- the LOC112695269 gene encoding rho GTPase-activating protein 3 yields the protein MTRLFRSKSCRLVDSKPSPPTPFFRNEQEEEEEEEEEEEELESDDDEEESSPVCTAFMNGGGGSSRCQSESHQNQFAIVDILVAALKRSLVTCSVETEEDHVSSLDISWPTEVRHVSHVTFDRFNGFLGLPSELEPHVPKRVPSASAKVFGVSAKSMQCSYDERGNSVPTILLMMQKRLYSEGGLQAEGIFRINAENSQEKFVRDQLNKGLVPPGIDVHCLSGLIKAWFRELPSGVLDCLTPEQVMRCNSEEDCTNLVKLLPPTEAALLDWAINLMADVVHHQHLNKMNARNIAMVFAPNMTQMVDPLTALIHAVQVMNFLKTLILKTLQERDKSTSKEDGDREGSLEQTEDATCASTPPSKSKFSRTSTLGRLEWCIEEKFWRPEEVNGKREFECVIDGSPSSSSRYENSYSSNSRSSMYESEHWVRLRKGVRKLCRHPVFQLSKPTKKSANNNANLGVVNSSSNREQRGEAWA from the exons ATGACAAGGCTCTTTCGATCCAAATCTTGCAGACTCGTAGATTCCAAGCCTTCTCCGCCAACTCCCTTCTTCCGcaatgaacaagaagaagaagaagaagaagaagaagaagaagaagaattggagagtgatgatgatgaggaggagagCAGTCCTGTTTGTACGGCGTTCATGAATGGAGGAGGAGGGTCAAGTAGATGCCAATCGGAGAGCCATCAAAACCAGTTTGCAATAGTGGACATTCTGGTGGCTGCTCTCAAGAGGTCTCTGGTCACTTGCAGTGTGGAGACGGAAGAAGATCATGTTTCTTCCTTGGATATTAGCTGGCCAACGGAAGTCCGCCATGTTTCTCATGTCACCTTCGATAGGTTCAATGGCTTCCTCGGTTTGCCCTCTGAGCTTGAGCCTCATGTCCCCAAGAGGGTTCCTAGTGCCAG CGCAAAGGTGTTTGGTGTTTCTGCAAAGTCAATGCAGTGCTCTTATGATGAAAGAGGGAATAGTGTCCCAACCATTCTTCTCATGATGCAAAAGCGTCTTTACTCTGAAGGAGGCCTTCAA GCGGAAGGAATATTCCGAATCAATGCCGAGAACAGCCAAGAGAAGTTTGTTCGAGATCAGTTAAACAAAGGTCTGGTGCCACCTGGAATCGATGTTCATTGCTTATCTGGTTTGATCAAG GCTTGGTTTAGAGAGCTTCCAAGTGGGGTGCTTGATTGTCTAACCCCAGAACAGGTGATGCGCTGCAATTCGGAAGAGGATTGCACTAATCTGGTGAAATTGCTTCCTCCAACAGAAGCTGCGCTTCTTGACTGGGCTATCAATCTCATGGCAGATGTTGTCCACCACCAACACTTGAACAAGATGAATGCACGCAACATTGCTATGGTATTTGCCCCCAACATGACACAG ATGGTGGATCCTCTGACTGCATTGATCCATGCAGTGCAAGTCATGAATTTTCTCAAGACATTGATTCTCAAGACCCTTCAAGAGAGGGATAAATCTACTTCCAAAGAAGATGGTGACAGGGAGGGATCTCTTGAGCAAACTGAGGATGCTACTTGTGCCTCAACACCACCTTCAAAAAGCAAGTTCTCAAGGACTTCTACATTGGGGAGACTAGAATGGTGCATTGAGGAGAAGTTTTGGAGACCTGAGGAAGTAAATGGAAAAAGGGAATTTGAATGTGTTATAGATGGTAGCCCCTCTTCTAGTTCTAGATATGAGAATAGTTATAGCAGTAATAGTAGATCAAGTATGTATGAGAGTGAACATTGGGTGAGATTGAGAAAAGGGGTGAGGAAGTTATGCAGGCACCCTGTGTTTCAGTTGAGCAAGCCAACAAAGAAGAGTGCTAATAATAATGCTAATCTTGGAGTTGTAAATAGTAGCAGTAACAGGGAACaacgtggtgaggcttgggccTAA